The Halobellus sp. MBLA0158 genome has a window encoding:
- a CDS encoding RAD55 family ATPase, translated as MRIPSGVSGFDHLIQGGFLPGRLYVLSGPPGSGKTTFTAQFIAEGLRNGENCLYITMHESRDELVEDMSNYEFGFETLTSSEQFRFVNLAGQQGTRLLNQSSGSGNPSSVQGLTDKIVGFVNSRDIDRLVIDSTMLLELFFADGEEEMTRFLTALKTCDATTLLISEMTDPSAYADEHFLAHGVIFFHNYLEATGMRRGIQVVKMRGTDIDSDIRSLSFTDEGIVVDPTKRVDF; from the coding sequence ATGCGGATTCCGAGCGGGGTCAGCGGGTTCGACCACCTGATCCAGGGCGGCTTCCTCCCCGGGCGGCTGTACGTCCTCTCCGGCCCACCCGGCAGCGGGAAGACCACGTTCACGGCCCAGTTCATCGCCGAGGGGCTCCGGAACGGGGAGAACTGCCTGTACATCACGATGCACGAGTCGCGCGACGAGCTCGTCGAGGATATGTCGAACTACGAGTTCGGCTTCGAGACGCTCACGAGCTCCGAGCAGTTCCGCTTTGTCAACCTCGCCGGCCAGCAGGGCACGCGGCTCCTGAATCAGTCCTCGGGGAGCGGCAACCCCTCCAGCGTCCAGGGCCTGACCGACAAGATCGTCGGCTTCGTCAACTCCCGGGACATCGACCGGCTCGTCATCGACTCGACGATGCTCCTGGAGCTCTTCTTCGCCGACGGCGAAGAGGAGATGACGCGGTTCCTCACGGCGCTGAAGACCTGCGATGCGACGACGCTTCTCATCTCGGAGATGACAGACCCGAGCGCCTACGCCGACGAGCACTTCCTCGCCCACGGGGTCATCTTCTTCCACAACTACCTGGAGGCGACCGGGATGCGGCGGGGGATCCAGGTCGTGAAGATGCGGGGGACAGACATCGACTCCGACATCCGGTCGCTGTCGTTCACCGACGAGGGGATCGTCGTCGACCCGACCAAACGGGTGGACTTCTAG
- a CDS encoding PAS domain S-box protein — MSSGDFYRQLFEEVSDAIVVYDPETAVVVDANPAVADLTGYSVEALVGRPVTQFSSGPPEEVERAAAELVDRAAERDQQFEWLVERADGEIRTAEVSLHRTEIDGDDRVLAILRDVTERERDRAALEESRQRLSLLTRHSPDVFWMFSADWKQCLFINDAYERIWGRSTDALEADPMDFLAGVHPDDRETVRDAIERLANGSRVETEYRVNEGEDFERWVWVEGVPIYEDGELTRHVGFARDITRRKRLVSDLREQNERLSALTENVPVVLFELDEDGVFVQSTGRGLDALGREPGQVVGQSIDEVYAGREEIRDACRRALDGESVSRTVELGDVVFDAWYEPAYDESGDVDGVIGVAVDVTERQRLESELRANERALTDLHGRASRTGLSMEERLRELLDIGRERLGLPIGFVTRIDGREQRVVEAVGEHEGLQPGATRSLEEAYCRRTIEREGLLGIRNAPEEGWADDAAYRESGLRCYLGGRLVVDGELYGTVCFASPEPRDRDFSDAERAFVELVVQWLGYEIERDRYESELESLTREVVSILEASPLAIIEVDASAVVRRWNDAAESLFGIPESEAVGTKYPAISESRRPVFEDLFERVMAGETVTGVEGSIERPDGTRRDLSINAAPVTEADDGTGGAVVTVTDVTGERRRQRRLDALRRATQRLVEAHTDDAVASIAVEAPSEAVGFPAAAVWRHDETTDSFDRLAATDAWRELVGEGAALSAATAGDGIDVVRDAFETGQRTRLGDFRGGWATSDGLDAIGSAVAVPVGQWGVLAVAAEAPDAFDETDAKVLETLAGALEAAFASVADEQQIRANERELRRQNEQLEEFAHVVAHDIRGPLTAARGFLEIALETDADEHFGRVADAHARMERMIDDLLTLARQGRSIAEREPVDLAALAETAWTQVRGDASVEIEAGLPVVSADASRLEEVLANLFRNAVEHADPGVTVKVGPLRTGEGDAVEGFFVEDDGPGIPAEKRPHIFDFGYTTDPTGTGLGLSIVEEVVEAHGWSVRATSGRDGGARFEIDTSGPAAVTLD; from the coding sequence ATGTCCTCCGGCGACTTCTACCGCCAGCTCTTCGAGGAGGTCTCCGACGCGATCGTCGTCTACGACCCCGAGACGGCCGTCGTCGTCGACGCGAACCCCGCCGTCGCCGATCTCACCGGCTACTCGGTCGAGGCCCTCGTCGGCCGGCCGGTGACGCAGTTCAGCAGCGGCCCGCCCGAGGAGGTCGAGCGCGCCGCGGCGGAGCTCGTCGATCGGGCCGCCGAGCGGGACCAGCAGTTCGAGTGGCTGGTCGAACGGGCCGACGGCGAGATCAGGACGGCGGAGGTGTCGCTCCACCGCACGGAGATCGACGGCGACGACCGGGTGCTGGCGATCCTCCGCGACGTCACAGAGCGCGAGCGCGACCGGGCCGCCCTCGAAGAGAGCCGCCAGCGCCTCTCGCTTCTCACCCGGCACAGCCCCGACGTGTTCTGGATGTTCTCGGCGGACTGGAAGCAGTGCCTGTTCATCAACGATGCCTACGAGCGGATCTGGGGGCGGTCGACCGACGCGCTCGAAGCCGATCCGATGGACTTCCTCGCGGGCGTCCACCCCGACGACCGCGAGACGGTCCGGGACGCGATCGAGCGACTCGCGAACGGCTCGCGCGTCGAGACGGAGTACCGCGTCAACGAGGGCGAGGACTTCGAGCGCTGGGTCTGGGTCGAGGGCGTGCCGATCTACGAGGACGGCGAACTGACCCGGCACGTCGGCTTCGCGCGGGATATCACCCGCCGCAAGCGGCTCGTCTCCGACCTCCGCGAGCAGAACGAGCGGCTGTCGGCCCTGACCGAGAATGTCCCGGTCGTCCTCTTCGAGCTCGACGAAGACGGCGTGTTCGTGCAGTCGACCGGCCGCGGCCTCGACGCCCTCGGGCGGGAGCCCGGCCAGGTCGTCGGCCAGTCGATCGACGAGGTGTACGCAGGGCGTGAGGAGATCCGCGACGCGTGCCGCCGGGCGCTCGACGGCGAGTCGGTCTCGCGGACCGTCGAACTCGGGGACGTCGTCTTCGACGCGTGGTACGAGCCCGCATACGACGAGTCGGGTGACGTCGACGGCGTCATCGGCGTCGCGGTCGACGTCACGGAGCGCCAGCGGCTGGAGTCCGAACTCCGCGCCAACGAGCGCGCCCTCACGGACCTCCACGGCCGCGCCTCCCGGACGGGGCTTTCGATGGAAGAGCGGCTCCGGGAACTGCTCGACATCGGGCGTGAGCGGCTCGGCCTGCCGATCGGGTTCGTGACGCGCATCGACGGCCGGGAGCAGCGCGTCGTCGAGGCCGTCGGCGAGCACGAGGGCCTCCAGCCCGGAGCGACCCGGTCCCTGGAGGAGGCGTACTGCCGGCGGACGATCGAGCGCGAGGGCCTCCTCGGGATCCGGAACGCGCCCGAGGAGGGGTGGGCCGACGACGCGGCGTACCGGGAGTCGGGGCTGCGCTGTTACCTCGGCGGCAGGCTCGTCGTCGACGGCGAGCTCTACGGGACGGTCTGTTTCGCCAGTCCCGAGCCGAGGGACCGCGACTTCTCGGACGCCGAGCGGGCCTTCGTCGAACTGGTCGTCCAGTGGCTCGGCTACGAGATCGAGCGGGACCGCTACGAGTCCGAGCTCGAATCGCTCACCCGGGAGGTCGTCTCCATCCTCGAGGCCTCCCCGCTGGCCATCATCGAGGTCGACGCGTCCGCGGTCGTCCGGCGGTGGAACGACGCCGCGGAGTCGCTCTTCGGGATTCCGGAATCGGAGGCGGTGGGGACGAAGTACCCGGCGATCTCCGAGTCCAGGCGCCCCGTGTTCGAGGACCTCTTCGAGCGGGTGATGGCGGGCGAGACCGTGACGGGCGTCGAGGGCTCGATCGAGCGGCCCGACGGGACGCGGCGCGACCTCTCGATCAACGCCGCGCCGGTCACCGAGGCGGACGACGGGACCGGGGGCGCCGTCGTCACCGTCACGGACGTCACCGGCGAGCGGCGGCGACAGCGCCGGCTCGACGCGCTGCGGCGGGCGACCCAGCGGCTCGTCGAGGCCCACACCGACGACGCGGTCGCTTCGATCGCGGTCGAGGCGCCGTCGGAGGCGGTCGGCTTCCCGGCGGCCGCGGTCTGGCGCCACGACGAGACGACCGACTCCTTCGACCGGCTCGCCGCGACGGACGCCTGGAGGGAACTGGTGGGCGAGGGAGCCGCCCTCTCGGCGGCGACTGCGGGCGACGGGATCGACGTCGTCCGCGACGCGTTCGAGACGGGACAGCGGACGCGGCTCGGCGACTTCCGGGGCGGGTGGGCGACATCGGACGGCCTCGATGCCATCGGGTCGGCGGTGGCGGTCCCCGTCGGTCAGTGGGGCGTCCTCGCCGTCGCCGCCGAAGCGCCCGACGCCTTCGACGAGACGGACGCCAAGGTGCTGGAGACGCTCGCGGGGGCCCTCGAAGCCGCGTTCGCGAGCGTCGCGGACGAACAGCAGATCCGCGCGAACGAGCGCGAACTCAGGCGGCAGAACGAGCAGCTGGAGGAGTTCGCCCACGTCGTCGCCCACGACATCCGGGGCCCGCTCACGGCCGCCCGGGGCTTCCTCGAAATCGCCCTGGAGACCGACGCCGATGAGCACTTCGGGCGCGTCGCCGACGCCCACGCGCGGATGGAACGGATGATCGACGACCTCCTGACCCTCGCGCGGCAGGGCCGCTCGATCGCCGAGCGCGAGCCCGTCGACCTCGCCGCGTTGGCGGAGACCGCGTGGACGCAGGTCCGCGGGGACGCGAGCGTCGAGATCGAGGCGGGCCTGCCGGTGGTCTCGGCGGACGCCTCCCGGCTGGAGGAGGTGCTCGCGAACCTCTTTCGGAACGCGGTCGAGCACGCCGATCCCGGCGTCACGGTCAAGGTTGGTCCCCTGCGAACAGGCGAAGGCGACGCCGTCGAGGGGTTCTTCGTCGAGGACGACGGCCCCGGGATCCCGGCTGAGAAGCGCCCGCACATCTTCGATTTCGGTTACACGACCGATCCGACCGGGACGGGGCTGGGGCTCTCGATCGTCGAGGAGGTCGTCGAGGCGCACGGCTGGTCGGTGCGGGCGACGAGCGGGCGCGACGGCGGCGCGCGCTTCGAGATCGACACCAGCGGCCCGGCCGCGGTGACCCTGGACTGA
- a CDS encoding universal stress protein has product MFERILLPTDGTESMDAVVETAADIAVQRDAEVHVLYVIDDRAFLTLQDEMKTEVVAELEGEGEAAVDRAATRLREAGIDVTTAIREGDPAEQILGYSDEVSVDLITMGTRRGDYTNNLMGSVSQKVVARADVPVLTTNLAVEE; this is encoded by the coding sequence ATGTTCGAGCGAATCTTGCTCCCGACGGACGGCACCGAGTCGATGGACGCGGTCGTCGAGACCGCCGCCGACATCGCCGTCCAGCGCGATGCCGAGGTACACGTCCTCTACGTCATCGACGACCGGGCCTTCCTCACGCTGCAAGACGAGATGAAGACCGAGGTCGTCGCCGAACTGGAGGGCGAGGGCGAGGCCGCCGTCGACCGCGCGGCGACCCGCCTGCGCGAGGCCGGCATCGACGTCACGACCGCGATCCGCGAGGGCGACCCCGCAGAGCAGATCCTCGGGTACAGCGACGAGGTCAGCGTCGACCTCATCACGATGGGGACCCGCCGCGGCGACTACACCAACAATCTGATGGGCAGCGTCTCCCAGAAGGTCGTCGCCCGCGCCGACGTCCCGGTGCTGACGACGAACCTCGCCGTCGAGGAGTGA
- a CDS encoding spermidine synthase, translated as MDLRLPSRRPSRAETAVFVSGVTSMGLEILAGRILAPAFGNSIYTWGGIIGVFLAALSLGYHRGGQRAARNASYGRLGWIFLATALYVAGVILIGDAAVQATELFPLPSEFASLPAITLLFGPPTYLLGYVSPYTAELAGGDVGATAGHVYAVGTVGSIVGAFGTTYLLVPTLSVPQIGLVLGLTALVAAAAVTAPDLRGTAGLRVGVVALALVAATATGGLGPAVAGETVYGTQTAYQELQVVDRGDVRTLYLDGQRHSAMDLTDPDRHVFEYTRYFHAPLLFTEDADAVDRVLFVGGGGFTGPRIFHETYPNVTVDVVELDPAVVDAADRYFGIPDSPRMNVHVGGARQFLESTNRTYDVIVLDAYRKDSVPFQLTTVEFMRLAADRLDDDGVLLANLIAAPTGPASDFYRAEYKTMEQVFPRVYSFPTAGGPVVQNIEVIATKQTGLVSESELQGRNDRRDIGIDLAADLSSYRRGEPTDDVPVLTDDRAPVDSLLDEAVGQRYVRVRTNESTNGTATAAATE; from the coding sequence ATGGACCTCCGGCTCCCCAGTCGGCGACCCTCCCGGGCCGAGACGGCCGTCTTCGTCTCCGGGGTCACGAGTATGGGCCTCGAAATCCTGGCCGGGCGGATCCTCGCACCGGCGTTCGGCAACAGCATCTACACGTGGGGCGGCATCATCGGCGTCTTCCTCGCCGCCCTGAGCCTCGGCTACCACCGCGGCGGCCAGCGCGCCGCCCGCAACGCCTCCTACGGCCGGCTCGGCTGGATCTTCCTGGCGACGGCGCTCTACGTCGCGGGCGTGATCCTGATCGGCGACGCCGCGGTGCAGGCGACGGAGCTGTTCCCGCTCCCGAGCGAGTTCGCGTCGCTGCCGGCGATCACGCTCCTCTTCGGCCCGCCGACGTACCTCCTGGGCTACGTGAGTCCCTACACCGCCGAGCTCGCCGGCGGCGACGTGGGCGCGACCGCGGGCCACGTCTACGCCGTCGGGACCGTCGGCAGCATCGTCGGCGCGTTCGGGACGACCTACCTCCTCGTGCCGACGCTCTCGGTCCCGCAAATCGGCCTCGTGCTCGGGCTGACGGCGCTCGTCGCCGCGGCAGCGGTCACCGCGCCCGACCTCCGCGGGACGGCCGGGCTCCGCGTCGGCGTCGTCGCCCTGGCGCTCGTCGCCGCGACGGCGACGGGCGGCCTCGGCCCCGCGGTGGCGGGCGAGACGGTCTACGGGACACAGACCGCCTACCAGGAACTCCAGGTCGTCGACCGCGGCGACGTCAGGACGCTGTACCTCGACGGCCAGCGCCACAGCGCGATGGACCTGACCGACCCCGACAGGCACGTCTTCGAGTACACGCGGTACTTCCACGCGCCGCTCCTCTTCACCGAGGACGCCGACGCGGTCGACCGCGTGCTGTTCGTCGGCGGGGGCGGATTCACCGGCCCGCGGATCTTCCACGAGACCTACCCGAACGTCACCGTCGACGTCGTCGAACTCGACCCCGCGGTCGTCGACGCCGCCGACCGCTACTTCGGCATCCCCGACTCACCGCGGATGAACGTCCACGTCGGCGGCGCCCGGCAGTTCCTCGAATCGACGAACCGCACCTACGACGTGATCGTCCTCGACGCCTACCGGAAGGACTCGGTGCCGTTCCAACTGACCACGGTGGAGTTTATGCGCCTCGCCGCCGACCGGCTGGACGACGACGGGGTCCTGCTCGCGAACCTCATCGCGGCGCCGACGGGGCCCGCCTCCGACTTCTACCGCGCGGAGTACAAGACGATGGAACAGGTCTTCCCGCGGGTGTACAGCTTCCCGACCGCCGGGGGGCCGGTCGTCCAGAACATCGAGGTGATCGCGACGAAGCAGACGGGGCTGGTGTCTGAATCGGAACTCCAGGGGCGGAACGACCGCCGCGACATCGGGATCGACCTCGCCGCGGATCTGTCGTCGTACCGACGCGGCGAGCCGACCGACGACGTGCCCGTGCTGACCGACGACCGCGCGCCCGTGGACAGCCTGCTCGACGAGGCCGTCGGCCAGCGGTACGTCCGCGTCCGGACGAACGAGTCGACCAACGGAACGGCGACGGCGGCGGCAACGGAGTAG
- the msrB gene encoding peptide-methionine (R)-S-oxide reductase MsrB — MADETPVESGRDDVPDSEDEWRERLSEEEYEILRARGTEPKFSGEYLDEKDDGSYRCAGCGAVLFDSETKYDSGSGWPAFYDANQDAIETRTDTRHGMRRIEVLCRNCGGHLGHVFEDGPEPTGKRYCINSVALDFDSDAE, encoded by the coding sequence ATGGCCGACGAGACACCCGTCGAGAGCGGACGCGACGACGTCCCGGACTCAGAGGACGAATGGCGCGAGCGGCTCTCCGAGGAGGAGTACGAGATCCTCCGCGCCCGCGGGACGGAACCGAAGTTCAGCGGCGAGTACCTCGACGAGAAGGACGACGGCAGCTACCGGTGTGCGGGCTGCGGCGCGGTGCTCTTCGACAGCGAGACGAAGTACGACTCCGGCTCCGGCTGGCCGGCGTTCTACGACGCCAATCAGGACGCCATCGAGACGCGGACGGACACGCGCCACGGGATGCGCCGCATCGAGGTGCTGTGTCGGAACTGCGGCGGGCACCTCGGACACGTCTTCGAGGACGGTCCCGAGCCGACGGGCAAGCGCTACTGCATCAATTCGGTCGCGCTCGACTTCGATTCCGACGCGGAGTGA
- a CDS encoding NAD(P)/FAD-dependent oxidoreductase, with translation MSDSAEQADGSTPRLGVVGAGAAGAAAAYALRDADVAVTVFEKSGGVCGRAATRRRDGCYYDHGANYVKEADERTAALLEELGTEGLVEIDEPVWTFDGEGTIEPGDRESTKRTWTEGITQLAKRLFDRAGTTVNRRTRIDEIRARGTDRETDAETRWGLTDTEGSEYGPFDALLVTPPAPQTAELLRATDWDDARREALVDAVDAVPYRTIRTVVLHYPFRESYPWYGLVNPDREHAIGWLSREECKPGHVPDGESLLVVQMSPAWSTETYDDALAEIESEVCDRVADLLGEDRYRDPDWTDDQGWRYALPDSAVDAEAIRTAEDARLYFAGDWVAGEGRVPSALWNGHETGERIGAALD, from the coding sequence GTGAGCGACAGCGCAGAGCAAGCGGACGGATCGACCCCACGGCTCGGTGTCGTCGGCGCGGGCGCGGCCGGCGCGGCCGCGGCGTACGCCCTCCGCGACGCCGACGTCGCGGTGACCGTCTTCGAGAAGAGCGGCGGCGTCTGCGGCCGGGCGGCCACCCGGCGGCGCGACGGCTGTTACTACGACCACGGCGCCAACTACGTGAAGGAAGCCGACGAGCGGACGGCCGCGCTCCTCGAAGAACTGGGGACCGAGGGCTTGGTCGAGATCGACGAGCCGGTCTGGACGTTCGACGGGGAGGGGACCATCGAACCGGGCGACCGCGAGTCGACAAAGCGGACGTGGACCGAGGGTATCACCCAGCTCGCAAAGCGGCTCTTCGACCGCGCGGGCACGACGGTCAACCGCCGGACGCGGATCGACGAGATCCGGGCTCGGGGGACAGACCGCGAGACCGATGCGGAGACCCGATGGGGGCTCACCGACACCGAAGGGAGCGAGTACGGCCCGTTCGACGCGCTGCTCGTCACGCCGCCGGCGCCGCAGACGGCCGAGCTACTGCGCGCGACCGACTGGGACGACGCGCGCCGCGAGGCGCTCGTCGACGCCGTCGACGCGGTGCCGTATCGGACGATCCGGACGGTCGTTCTCCACTACCCGTTCCGCGAATCCTACCCGTGGTACGGGCTCGTGAACCCCGACCGCGAGCACGCGATCGGCTGGCTCTCCCGCGAGGAGTGCAAGCCGGGGCACGTCCCCGACGGCGAGAGCCTCCTCGTCGTCCAGATGAGCCCCGCGTGGTCGACCGAGACGTACGACGACGCGCTCGCCGAGATCGAGTCCGAGGTCTGCGACCGCGTCGCCGACCTCCTGGGCGAGGACCGCTACCGCGACCCCGACTGGACCGACGATCAGGGCTGGCGCTACGCGCTCCCGGATTCGGCGGTCGACGCGGAGGCGATCCGGACCGCCGAGGACGCCAGGCTCTACTTCGCCGGCGACTGGGTCGCCGGCGAGGGCCGAGTCCCGAGCGCGCTCTGGAACGGCCACGAGACGGGCGAGCGCATCGGCGCGGCGCTGGACTGA
- a CDS encoding CehA/McbA family metallohydrolase, translating into MSLTVRLDPHVHSEASYDGTDPVELLLEQAAEIGLDAVVVTDHDVIHESVRAAELAPRYGLIGIPGVEVSTADGHLLALGIEEMPPHRAPMAETASWVRERGGVAIVPHPFQRSRHGVRKRRLRDVDPDAIEVYNSWAFTGWKNRRARRYANARGYPGVAGSDAHKVGYVGRAYTEIEIEGIERADLTAEIVLDAIRDGATRVEGRRTPIPTSARHYAGAGVRKSGFYAKYGAYRGGALAKTGALGAARMLYRLSPLSG; encoded by the coding sequence GTGTCGCTGACCGTCAGACTCGATCCCCACGTCCACTCCGAGGCCTCCTACGACGGGACCGACCCCGTCGAGCTCCTCCTCGAACAGGCCGCCGAGATCGGGCTCGACGCCGTCGTCGTGACCGACCACGACGTGATCCACGAGTCCGTCCGCGCGGCGGAGCTGGCGCCCCGGTACGGCCTGATCGGGATCCCGGGGGTCGAGGTCTCCACCGCCGACGGACACCTGCTCGCGCTGGGGATCGAGGAGATGCCCCCGCACCGCGCGCCGATGGCCGAGACGGCCTCGTGGGTCCGCGAGCGCGGCGGCGTCGCGATCGTGCCGCACCCCTTCCAGCGGAGCCGACACGGCGTGCGCAAACGCCGGCTCCGCGACGTCGACCCCGACGCGATCGAGGTGTACAACTCCTGGGCGTTCACCGGCTGGAAGAACCGCCGCGCGCGCCGCTACGCCAACGCTCGCGGCTATCCCGGCGTCGCGGGGAGCGACGCCCACAAGGTGGGGTACGTCGGCCGCGCCTACACCGAGATCGAGATCGAGGGGATCGAGCGCGCAGACCTCACCGCCGAGATCGTCCTCGACGCGATCCGCGACGGGGCCACGCGGGTCGAGGGCCGGCGGACGCCGATCCCGACCTCGGCGCGCCACTACGCCGGCGCGGGCGTCAGGAAGAGCGGCTTCTACGCGAAGTACGGCGCCTACCGCGGCGGCGCGCTCGCCAAGACGGGGGCGCTCGGCGCCGCGCGGATGCTGTATCGGCTCTCGCCGCTGTCCGGGTAG
- a CDS encoding VOC family protein, protein MKRRQSPVAKLGHVAAHTPDLDESLWFFNEVMGFQVTERDGDTAYLRGMRDWEHHTLSLTESGQTGVDHFAFRTESEEALDELEQQLKDEGEEITHVEAGEENGIGEAIRVDKFGHNYEFYWDVEKPKAPEGKRSGLLNRNYSESVGNRIAPRRIDHVHVNDPGENAFKHDEWLREAMNFQLNERYEDKNGEYWGWWYAVTPLPHDIAIHREEPGDPTQFHHVAFHLDSLQDLWTAADICSEHGIEINNRSNGPAMHAITRADCMYVKDPASQLRLELFAGPGYLNFEPDWEPIEWKEESLGGPTNHQWHGGGPTWDGIDYV, encoded by the coding sequence ATGAAACGACGACAATCCCCCGTAGCCAAACTCGGACACGTCGCAGCGCACACGCCGGACCTCGACGAATCGCTCTGGTTCTTCAACGAGGTGATGGGCTTCCAGGTCACAGAGCGCGACGGCGACACCGCCTATCTCCGCGGCATGCGCGACTGGGAGCACCACACGCTCAGCCTGACAGAGAGCGGCCAGACGGGCGTCGACCACTTCGCGTTCCGGACCGAGAGCGAGGAAGCTCTCGACGAGCTCGAACAGCAGCTGAAAGACGAGGGCGAAGAGATCACCCACGTCGAGGCCGGCGAGGAGAACGGCATCGGCGAGGCGATCCGGGTCGACAAGTTCGGCCACAACTACGAGTTCTACTGGGACGTCGAGAAGCCGAAGGCCCCGGAGGGCAAGCGCTCCGGTCTGCTGAACCGGAATTACAGCGAGTCGGTGGGCAACCGGATCGCGCCCCGCCGGATCGACCACGTCCACGTCAACGACCCCGGCGAGAACGCGTTCAAGCACGACGAGTGGCTGCGCGAGGCGATGAACTTCCAGCTGAACGAGCGCTACGAGGACAAGAACGGCGAGTACTGGGGCTGGTGGTACGCCGTCACGCCGCTCCCCCACGACATCGCCATCCACCGCGAGGAGCCCGGCGACCCGACGCAGTTCCACCACGTCGCGTTCCACCTCGACAGCCTCCAGGACCTCTGGACGGCCGCCGACATCTGCAGCGAGCACGGCATCGAGATCAACAACCGGAGCAACGGGCCCGCGATGCACGCGATCACCCGCGCGGACTGTATGTACGTCAAGGACCCCGCGAGCCAGCTCCGCCTCGAACTGTTCGCCGGGCCGGGCTATCTGAACTTCGAGCCCGACTGGGAGCCGATCGAGTGGAAGGAAGAGTCGCTCGGCGGCCCGACGAACCACCAGTGGCACGGCGGCGGCCCGACCTGGGACGGTATCGACTACGTCTGA
- a CDS encoding HAD family hydrolase produces MEYDAVVFDNDGVLVERPGVELLRSAAREAFAAVGIENPADEDVEAVAYGVTPETLTRVCGAYGVDVDDFWAARERTASAAQISAMEGGETDRYPDIDVLDDLAAPLGIVSTNQQATIDAILRHHGLESLFGTAYGREPTVESLRRKKPAPYYLERALDDLGAESALFVGDSETDVLAAHRAGVDSAFLRRPHRADTMLDAEPTYELDSLRSLRDLPGVTLREN; encoded by the coding sequence ATGGAGTACGACGCGGTGGTCTTCGACAACGACGGCGTGCTGGTCGAACGGCCCGGTGTGGAGCTTCTCCGGTCGGCCGCGCGCGAGGCGTTCGCCGCCGTCGGAATCGAGAACCCGGCCGACGAGGACGTCGAGGCCGTCGCCTACGGCGTCACACCCGAGACCCTAACGCGGGTCTGCGGCGCGTACGGCGTCGACGTGGACGACTTCTGGGCGGCCCGCGAGCGGACGGCGAGCGCGGCGCAGATCAGCGCGATGGAGGGCGGCGAGACGGACCGCTACCCCGACATCGACGTGCTCGATGACCTCGCGGCCCCGCTCGGAATCGTCAGCACGAACCAACAGGCGACGATCGACGCGATCCTCCGCCACCACGGACTCGAATCCCTCTTCGGGACCGCCTACGGCAGGGAGCCGACCGTCGAGAGCCTCCGCCGGAAGAAGCCCGCACCCTACTACCTGGAGCGCGCCCTCGACGACCTCGGCGCCGAGTCGGCGCTGTTCGTCGGCGACAGCGAGACCGACGTGCTGGCCGCACACCGGGCGGGCGTCGACTCCGCGTTCCTGCGACGCCCCCACCGCGCGGACACGATGCTGGACGCGGAGCCGACGTACGAACTCGACTCGCTGCGGTCGCTCCGAGACCTTCCTGGCGTTACGCTGCGTGAAAATTAG